A genomic region of Oryza glaberrima chromosome 1, OglaRS2, whole genome shotgun sequence contains the following coding sequences:
- the LOC127757297 gene encoding autophagy-related protein 18d-like, whose protein sequence is MSSQVSTSRGLPSPSKLGTFESPHTWQMSGPTGQAEAGSSDDQDIRLLSVSWNQDFGCFAAGTSNGFRIFNCDPFKETFRRDLKSGGFGIVEMLFRCNILALVGGGSNAHYPPNKVMIWDDHRSHCIGEFAFRSDVRAVKLGKDYIVIVLERKIYVYNFTDLKLLHQIETQSNPKGLCCLSHHSNTSVLACPGVHQGHVRVEHFGLKVTRMISAHDSHISCMALTMDGLLLATASMKGTLIRIFNTMDGTRLQEVRRGLDKADIYSIALSPNVQWLAVSSDKGTVHIFSLRVRVAGEDASNEQRSLEGPRMDHQNSSSSIDPLIQTNTGSNASSSLSFMKGILPKYFSSEWSFAQFHLPEVTRYIVAFGAQNTVMMVGLDGSFYRCSFDQVNGGQMLQKEYFRFIKADLTPLRTSAP, encoded by the exons ATGAGCTCACAAGTCTCCACATCACGGGGTTTACCCTCCCCAAGCAAGCTTGGGACATTTGAGTCCCCTCACACATGGCAAATGTCAGGTCCTACAGGCCAGGCTGAAGCTGGTAGCAGCGATGACCAGGATATCAGGCTGTTGTCTGTTTCTTGGAATCAGGACTTTGGTTGCTTCGCTGCTGGAACCAGCAATGGCTTCAGGATCTTTAATTGTGACCCTTTTAAGGAGACTTTCAGGAGGGATCTGAAGAGTGGTGGATTTGGGATTGTTGAAATGCTGTTCCGTTGCAACATCCTTGCTCTTGTAGGTGGTGGCTCCAACGCACATTATCCACCGAACAAGGTAATGATCTGGGATGATCACCGGAGCCATTGTATTGGAGAGTTTGCCTTCCGCTCTGATGTCCGGGCTGTAAAATTGGGGAAGGACTACATTGTCATTGTTCTTGAGCGCAAGATATACGTTTATAACTTCACAGATTTGAAGTTGCTCCATCAGATTGAGACCCAGTCCAATCCAAAAGGATTGTGCTGCCTCTCTCATCATTCCAACACTTCAGTGTTGGCCTGCCCTGGGGTGCATCAAGGGCATGTCCGGGTTGAGCATTTTGGGTTGAAGGTGACAAGGATGATTTCAGCTCATGATTCTCACATTTCTTGCATGGCATTGACAATGGATGGCCTCCTGCTGGCAACAGCAAGCATGAAGGGTACTTTGATAAGAATATTCAACACAATGGATGGTACTCGCCTGCAAGAG GTGCGCAGAGGGCTTGACAAAGCAGACATATACAGCATTGCGCTATCACCCAATGTGCAGTGGTTGGCAGTGTCCAGTGACAAAGGAACTGTTCATATTTTCAGTTTAAGAGTGAGAGTTGCAGGGGAAGATGCTAGTAATGAACAGCGCAGTCTTGAAGGTCCACGGATGGATCACCAGAACTCTTCTAGTTCTATAGATCCTCTTATTCAAACGAACACTGGATCCAATGCTAGCTCATCATTGTCATTCATGAAAG GGATTCTGCCGAAGTATTTCAGTTCAGAGTGGTCATTTGCTCAGTTCCATTTACCAGAAGTCACACGTTACATAGTAGCGTTTGGTGCTCAAAACACTGTCATGATGGTTGGCCTGGATGGCAG CTTCTACAGGTGCAGCTTTGACCAGGTTAATGGCGGGCAGATGCTGCAGAAGGAATATTTCCGGTTTATCAAGGCTGACCTCACCCCCCTGAGGACCTCGGCCCCCTGA